taaacctcttttttttattttattaaacctctttatttgcaacagttgcTGATGTAGTCATATTAATGGAGACTTTTAATTCTAGAAACTACGACATTGGTCATAATTTTGGAAAAGAAATTGTGCAGTGCTTTTCAGTACACTACACTACGTATGATAATTAATTTACTAATTTAATTTGCTAAGAGGCcatggctttccaaatgttaaaagaggtggaaacggcctatcctgaaaggctcattgtaatttggagaaaggcctttcaatactaaactgtaggaggaggctgaggatcagaaagacatttttatggaatacagtcagtatgaaaaaccttaagtattttatgtattttttatgtaaatggttttaaaattataataagaatttaaatatgtgaacagtATGCCATGGTAATCCCATTGGGGGGGTCACCTAATAAAGCCTTGGAAACCTGCCAGCCTGGGAATCGAATTGCAACCTTTGAAGTTTTAAATCTGTCTCTctgaccattaggccacaactatctttgacccaatgcatcaaatatGGCCTAATAATTGAACAAGAGTAATGATATGCAATCCTCAggagttaaaatacttcactattaacatcctttaactgATGGAAATTAAGATGTGTATATTTATCCAGTGATATCCtgtcaggcgtcctgtcagttggtaatacctagaatttcaaaatcaagtgcaggtggtagatccttttcctatctagcgcctaaactttggaatagtcttccctgcactgtccgggaggcagacacactctgtcagtttaaatctagactaaagacgcatctttttaatcttgcatacactactcttccataatataaatcttcagagggtttaggctgcattagttagatcaaccggaaccaaaaacacaactgatgtacttgttgcatcaaagagtacagaacagtactctactctcagccagtcttgtctcattgttccaaggttaccacagcgagcaggatgcagttcatggcctgacctgatggtagagcggagaatgggaagtggggacctgacaagagctgagatgatagagctggataaagaaggacgcggtctcttgacatgtcttcaccacaaaatttcaaatgctattagattattaatgataatcttaaactataatttattttattattaagtttatttattttatttagccttgttgtgcaagttctctggagcttgtgcagaggcagcagcttttgccagaggggaactggaatcccctggttgggcctgggttctcctgaggttttttttctcgattagagttttgggttcctcgccaccgtttgcatactgtttttgcactatctgcctggccgggggggctgctttagaattttaaagttttacttaattaatattgcatataggaatttatagtctgttatatttgacctgtgcttctctctcctttatcctaaatgtgtgctctcactgagcgtgtgtgtgtgtgtgtgtgcgtacttgtctgtgtacgtacgtgtgtgtgtgtgtgttgtgtgtgtgtgcgtgcgcatccgtccgtgtgtgtgtgtctctatgtctatgtgtgttagtacgtgtgcatattgtgtgtgtgtgtctctatgtctatgtgtgttagtacgtgtgcatattgtgtgtgtggagtgttttgtatgtgggtatgtctgtcttctgtgttttcaaccttttcttgtctttgcaggtacaactttaattattttgcttatagtcaatgtgtctcatgtacagctgctttgtaacaatgaaaattgtaaaagcgctatataaataaagttgagttgagatatttggagatgttttaataaacctaattcaaagtatatacaatatttaatataaatagcctacataaagtttaacaataacatcttacattattttatttaaagattattttattttaaaaggttaaataataaagttaataaaaaattagTTGTGAATGCTAAATTGCGATGGGTGAGACTGGAactgtaattgtaatattgctgtaaaattataatatattatacgtaATCTGTGCTTTCTAGCCCACTTGACGCTCATCAAAAACGCACACATGCGCAGACAACCCCTAAAGTTTAGTAACATCTCCTTCAAATGAACTAACCTTGGAACATAACCTGCTCTGGAGCAGGTTATCTTCCGAGAgtaagttgctatggttacttacTTACATACCCTGAAAGTTATCTCCGATTTTGGAGCCGAATGTTGGGGTTATCCGCTAACTAACCCTTAAATTTACccgggtatgtcacataaccagctttctggaatacacccctgtagttaaatcataataaatatatatatacatttatttgattgaaattacaaaaatgtaaataattaaatttttGAATATTGTTTATGTTATAATTTAACTTAATATCTTGGTGCGGTGCTTTTTAAAATTCTCTTTTTTCGGTGGTTGGTTCTGTCCCGTGGCATTTGTCATGAAATGTTTTCACCAGGTAAGTTACAGGTGTGCGATTTTGACTTCGTGTGATTTAATATGAAGATCTCTGTTTTGGGTTGTAAAAGAGAAAGATAGCACGTGAATTCTGTCGACGCGTTTTGGAAAACTGTCTTTATTCTTGTGTGAACCGCACGAGCCGGTTAATCCTGATTGGTCGGGAATGTGCCGTGATTTCGCCCACTCTCACACAGAgtgggtgtgtttgactttacacggcgctgcgcagaccgatcggcgaaTGATCGCGAGAGAGTAGTGCTTTCATTTGgctctcgcgatactttgatgtcatctggTGCGAAGCAGGAGGGCGGGGCCGCCGTGATCACCGAACTGACACGAGCGTCGTTGTCACCGCAGGTTCAGTCACGGCGGAGATTTTGAGCGACATGAAAGCAACACTTCACGCGTTTGACTTCGAGCGTCAGTTTGACGACCGAGTGGCGAATGAGTGGTTTCAGGAGAACTGGTGAGTCCATGCACATGAAAACGAACTTTATAAACTTGTGTAATAACCATAAACTCCTGCAAATCATAAACAGGAGACTTAACACAGTTTTACGTGCTTACAGCAGACTTTTACACATATAATGGGATTTGTATTTCTACTGGTGTCTGCTGCTGGAAATAgttatgtaagatttaaaaaatacatatttactaATTTAGTTCAGATTTGTATCATAACATAGTGGAAACAACAGCTAGATGATGAACTTATAATGAacttaaacattatttatgtatatcatcatttttttctatttcctaaATGTTTAGAGTTGTCAGGGTCATTCTCATGAGAGCTGGACACTTTAAAATGACCAGACAAAAGTACAACGTATCATTTAGTGAATTCATTTATGCTGAACATCAAGTTAATGAGAGATTTATATGAGTAGATTTATGACTGTAATTGATCTGTGATCGGATCGGATCAGGTTCATTTGACGGACAGCCAGACAACCGCTGACCTGCAGCCGATTGTGACATCAACATCTGTGGAGTTTCCGACAGAGCTTCCACAAATCCTTTCATTTCAGATGCTTTTACATGATACTGTTGAGGTCAACACGAAACGAGACATTTTCATGATTTGACTTTGACCGAATAGAGTTTTCTTCATGAATGATGGCTTGTGTGTTTTCAGCGGACTGGCGTTTGTGTTGTCTGGCACATATGCGGCTGGGATATATTTTGGCCGTGTCTTGATGAAGGACAGACAGAAGTGTGACCTGCGGACTCCTCTCATGCTCTGGTCTTTATGTTTGGCCATATTCAGGTGAGACTCATGCAGGTGTATATGGCAGATTATTCTCAACAGGTTTGTTTTTGAGTATGTAAACAGAGAAAAATGTGTTTCTAGATGTtttatcagacagacagatgatgaGCAGATAACTGTGACAGATCACAAGAATACACAGAACACATTTGGAACATTCAGTCAGATATTGTGGCTGTTGTTTGGTTGTTGATCAGTGTCATTGGTGCCATGAGGACGAGCTGGTACGTGATCAATGTTGTGTCATGGGACGGGTTCCATCAGTCCGTGTGTGACACGGCGTTCTTCAGCGCCCCCGTCAGCAAGTTCTGGGCGTTTGCGTTTACCATCAGCAAAGTCCCTGAGCTCGGTAAGATCACTCGCTCATCTGCTATCATGAAAAATCATTTGAAACACACTGAAGTCATTGATCTGACAGAAGTGAATaagagcgcacacacacacatacacgatGATGTGCTTTGTCTTTCTGCAGGTGACACTGTGTTCATCGTTCTTCGTAAGCAGCGTTTGATTTTCTTGCACTGGTATCATCACATCACAGTTCTTCTCTACACCTGGTACTCATACAGAGACCGTGTGGCCGGAGGCGGCTGGTTCATGTCCATGAATTACACCGTTCACGCCGTCATGTACAGTTACTACGCAGCTAAAGCCGGCGGTCTGCGCGTGCCGAGGCCGGTGGCCGTTCTCATCACAGCGCTGCAGATTGTGCAGATGATTGTGGGTTTCAGCCTGATGGGACTCGTGTACAGATGGAGAGATGAAGTCCACTGCGTGGCCAACCCAAACAACCTGATGTGTGGATCTGTCATGTATCTGAGTTACCTGCTGCTCTTCTCTTCCTTCTTCTATCAGTCGTACATCAGAGGAGCCGCCGGGCCGGACGACAAGAGACCAATGAAACGAGAGTAAGAACGTAAAGGAGAGCTCAGTGTGCACGTCTGAGAGTGAATGTGAGTGAATCACTGCTGCGGATGtgaggaaaaaaaacatcatcaCCACGTCAGACAAGAAATGACTGAACATTAGTCTGTACTACTACATGAATGCATCTGATTGTTTTAATCTGCTCGGGAGTGACGAGTTAATTCATCGTAAAGGGTTTTTTAATCATTACAAGTGGAAATACTCAGGGCAAACACTTTAATaacatttgttgttttgttttatgtaacgtttaaataataaaagagcGAGTTTATGCTGTAAAACAGATTGGTCATGTGACACTTTCTTGTGATTTATTATCGTTTTGGTTAAACACTGTTTACTTTCTGTCTGATGATCAGAACACGTGTGAGATCAGATTTTCATGAGCGGTTAGTGTACACTAGTCAGGGTTCATC
This genomic window from Triplophysa rosa linkage group LG18, Trosa_1v2, whole genome shotgun sequence contains:
- the zgc:92749 gene encoding elongation of very long chain fatty acids protein 6-like, with the protein product MKATLHAFDFERQFDDRVANEWFQENCGLAFVLSGTYAAGIYFGRVLMKDRQKCDLRTPLMLWSLCLAIFSVIGAMRTSWYVINVVSWDGFHQSVCDTAFFSAPVSKFWAFAFTISKVPELGDTVFIVLRKQRLIFLHWYHHITVLLYTWYSYRDRVAGGGWFMSMNYTVHAVMYSYYAAKAGGLRVPRPVAVLITALQIVQMIVGFSLMGLVYRWRDEVHCVANPNNLMCGSVMYLSYLLLFSSFFYQSYIRGAAGPDDKRPMKRE